TTCAAGTCTCTGTGGATTATGCGAGGGTTTTGATGCAGATGAAGGTACTCCAGCCCTGCTGCCACCCCTACTGCGATCCTATATCGTGCTGGCCAATCTAattctctttttccttctGATACTAACTTCATGTAATCTTGCAGGCTGCCATTCCTCATGTATTCATACACCAGGTAATGGCAATTGGGCCGTGGCAGATAAGCTAGCAGGGAAAGCAAGTTGCGGTGCCTGATTTGGCCCATGGTTTGAATCTCAGACCTAATCTGTCGGATCTTTTTGGTTAAGAGCTTGCTGTCTTCTTCATTCACGCCCCCATCTGCATCTGTAGGCAGTTGAATTATCTTCTTGACCGCGATTTCTTTCCCGTCGCTTCCAGGTAAAGCAGCTCTATAAACTTCCCCACAGCCACCTCTCCCTATAACTTCAAGTGATTGCAGTCCATCTTCTTTTTCCAGAAATGCCAAGTCCTCGGGCTTCTTGATCATCGAGCTGTATATCTTCAAGCTCGTGTCTTTACTATCTGCTCTGATTAAGCGCATCAACAGCTTGAAAACCGTGGAGAATACCAATCCAGACACACAGCCTGCTAGAATGCCAGCCATGAATCCAAGAACCCAGTCTgtcactttcttcttcttgttgttCTTTCGCTTATTATTTGCAGTTGTTGCTGATGGTGATGGGGCTTGAGCATTAGCCATGCTCGAAGAAGAAGGCGCCATGGCCGGATTGGATTGGTTTCTCTCCGAGCTCTCTGCAAACACATACCGCTTCGGGCTTCTCTCCTCCTCAGCCAAATCAACGGACAAGTACTGATCAAGCTGAACATTCGTCGATTGAATTGGGTCCTCAAGCAAGCTGTTTCCGGAGACGTTGATGAACCTCAGGTTCCGAAACCCTCTCATCGAAACCGGCACTTTCCCTGCAAACTTGTTGTTTGCAAGGTTGAGCTTTTCCAGATTGGGGAAGTGCTTCAAGAATTTCAAGTCCCCTGCAAACTTGTTCGAGGATAGATCCAGGATTCGGAGGCGAATCAGTGACGAGAATCCGGCCGGGACGTTTCCAGATAACAGATTGTTTCCGAGGTTCAGCACCTGGAGTTTCTGGCAGTGGATGATTTGAGGTGGGATTTGGTTAGAAATCTGGTTGTTTGGCAATGAAAGTTCTTTTAGCTCAGAGAGCTGGCCAATGGCTGTAGATATTTTTCCATGGAGCTGTTGGGATTCGATGACAATCCCGACAACTCTAAGAACGTAGGAATCGTTCATGATTCGTCGTTCGCATAGAACTCTGCCGGAGTCGCAGAGATCGACAGCCGGAGTAGGCTTGATGCCTAAGTCATTGTGGATGTGCAAGAGGGCCTCATGGTCAGAGGGGAGAAGACTGAGTTTTGATTGAGCAATGATGGTTAATGCGAAGAAACagaggagaaagagagagaattcaTGGCGAGGTAGCGCCATATGGCGGCTGCGGCCGGCCAGTAAGaggaggaggtggtggaggaggaggaggaggaggaggaggtaGTGGCTGGTTTTGCCGTTGTGGTATAGTCTGGCAGGCTTATGTTGACTTTATATGAAGCTTCATTTTTGCCGTGTGGAAAAATTTGTGAAGATGGGCCAATCTCTGGCCATCATTTCTTTGTCATTAGTTGACTTGGAAATTACCTAAAATAGCcctatgtgttttattttttaggatatatgaattgtgttttttattaattatgggTGTTCCAACAAGCAGACTTTTTTCTCAACTTATTGTTGACTAGACAttctaaaatatatacttcctccgtcctacttaaaatgcaacatttgagaatcggcacgagattttatgtagtgttattttgtgagttaatgaagagagaataaaataagagagatgaaaaagtagagatagagttgtttccattttaggaaacatttcatttttaatgggacaaccaaaaaaggaaaacggtgcatttttaatgggacatgGGGAGTAGTAgactagtagtagtagataatgttgtaaattgtaatattaTCAAAATCTAATGAAACTTTGCGAACTCATATTTGGCGTGTTTTTTTCTAagctactctctccgtcccactttaggagtcccggttgagttcgacacgagttttaataaatataaaggaaagttggtgaaaaaaatagtggaatgtgggtcctatttttttatattagttttaaaataatatgtgagtggaaaaaagttagtggaatgtggaacctaataccatttatggaatattccaaccgagactcctaaagtgggacaccaaaaaatagtaaaccaggactcctaaagtgagacggatggagtattatctTTACTTAGATATTTCTTCTGTATGAGCAGgggcataaattttaatgtaaaatataaaagactgaaaaataattaaaataatattagtgaaTGTGAGACCAATATCATTACTaatgtgatgaaattgatttcttttaaaaaataattgacctaattttgtcaaataagctaaaataatgaaaataaactaatttcttttaaggacggagggaatatatcataaaatatactccatgatgttattgtgaaatttgaaatgtgaGTAAGTTGGTTTTAGTAGAATCGAAGGTTTTTGTTTGTgcttgaaatttgaatatgcaaaattataaatgaataaagttatttcagttatttgtttgaaattataaattttacaattcaattctatactattatcataaaaattatacttgtTAAGTATATTTCTAAGTACTTCGTtttcataacaaataaaaactacTGTATCACGCTGTTATgagaatcatttttttttcaaaaatcatttACTTTCTCTACCACCAATATGTGTCTTATGTTTACTATATAGTCTTTTCACAAATGCTTTTCTTcatgaactatttttattataatttatgagtaatacataaaaataagattcGGATTCTATTAGttcattcaaaatatattatcgtaaactaatatatataaataagactCACATTCTGTTAAAA
This is a stretch of genomic DNA from Salvia hispanica cultivar TCC Black 2014 unplaced genomic scaffold, UniMelb_Shisp_WGS_1.0 HiC_scaffold_1167, whole genome shotgun sequence. It encodes these proteins:
- the LOC125198018 gene encoding leucine-rich repeat receptor-like serine/threonine/tyrosine-protein kinase SOBIR1, translated to MALPRHEFSLFLLCFFALTIIAQSKLSLLPSDHEALLHIHNDLGIKPTPAVDLCDSGRVLCERRIMNDSYVLRVVGIVIESQQLHGKISTAIGQLSELKELSLPNNQISNQIPPQIIHCQKLQVLNLGNNLLSGNVPAGFSSLIRLRILDLSSNKFAGDLKFLKHFPNLEKLNLANNKFAGKVPVSMRGFRNLRFINVSGNSLLEDPIQSTNVQLDQYLSVDLAEEERSPKRYVFAESSERNQSNPAMAPSSSSMANAQAPSPSATTANNKRKNNKKKKVTDWVLGFMAGILAGCVSGLVFSTVFKLLMRLIRADSKDTSLKIYSSMIKKPEDLAFLEKEDGLQSLEVIGRGGCGEVYRAALPGSDGKEIAVKKIIQLPTDADGGVNEEDSKLLTKKIRQIRSEIQTMGQIRHRNLLSLLAYLPRPNCHYLVYEYMRNGSLQDYMKLVSEGKRELDWPARYRIAVGVAAGLEYLHLHQNPRIIHRDLKPANVLLDDEMEARIADFGLAKAVPEAHTHVSTSNVAGTVGYIAPEYYQTFKFTEKCDIYSFGVLLGGLVIGKMPSDEFFQHTDETGLVQWMRNVMASEDPKRAIDPNLLGNGFEEQMLLVLKVACFCTLDNPKERPDSKNARCMLSQIKSD